GTAAAGTTAATTCCTTTTTGCAATGCCTTCTCTCCTCTTGGTAGGAGCTATTTCTCTCGTCTAACGAGTACTATCTCCCTTAGAACTCTTCTGAGGGTTtgccctttattttattttggatcgATGGTTGACGACGTGATAAACATTTTGGAGAATATGAAACTGACCACGGAAGAAGAGGAAGTGATTGCAATACCAGATGAAGGGCGAAAGGATGAGATTGAGAGTTGCACACAAAGTTTGGTTGGGAAGTTTTTGACCTGTAAACCCTTCAATAAAAGGGCGGCGCAGAACACACTGAAGAAAGCATGGGGTTTAGAAGAAGGGGTCCAGATTTTGGAGGTGGGATCGAACTTATTCCAATTCAAGTTCAATACAGAATTTGACTTGGAAAGGGTTCTACGAGGAGGTCCGTGGACTTTCGATAACCAAGCTCTCATGTTATGCAAATGGTAGAGAGGCATGACAGCTTCGAATGTGAAATTTGAGACGGCGTCATTGTGGGTTCAGATATGGGGCGTACCTTTTGACAAGGTTTCTCCATCAGTGGCAGAAAGGGTGGGTAACTGACTGGGGGCGGTGGAAGAAGTTGAGAGGAGATTGAAACAAGAGGCTCAGAACCTCTTTATGAGAGTAAGGGTTGCACTCCCTATCTCAAAACCGATTCGAAGAGGAGGATTTATAGCAGGGTTTGATGGAGTTCGTTCTTGGGTTAGTTTTAAGTACGAATGACTCCTGATGTTTTGCCATTACTGTGGATTACTGGGGCATGATATTAAGCACTGTGCAAGCCATTTCGCAGTGCTGAAGAAGGGAGGGGAGGTGGTCTATCCTTATGGTGACTGGATGAAAGCTGTTAGGCCTCGCTCTTGGTCACCAACAAGGTGAGATTCGTCTCGTTACTCGCAAAAAAACAGGAAGGGTGAAAAGGAGAACAAAAACAGCGAGATGAGGGTGGGATGCAAGCTCCGACGGTGATGGCGATAGTAGCAGGCTCAACCATGGTTAGGGAAGATGATAAGTATGAAAAAGGAAAGAACCAAAAATCTAGAACTGACCTGGAATCTTAGGAAGTTAATGCTGATATGGAGGgattaaatgaaataaatgcaGGCGTTGTGAACCGGAAACAAGTGGACGTTAACTTGGGCGTTACAAACTCAAATGCAGCAGTTGACTTAAAACATGAGTCTGATGACCACGTGACTAAAGATGTCCATGATGGGCCttccaagcccaagcccaaatgGACTAGAATACCCCGTATGGATTGTGGGCTGGAAAATTCAAGTGATGAGAAGTCCAATACCATTCTAGGAAAGAGGAAGCCAACAAAAATAGAGGAGGCTGAGTTTAACGTAGAAAAGGAGACATAAGTGTTGAAGCGTGGGAAGCTACATGGTGACTATTATTCTGATACAACGGCAAGGGTGTTGGAACACCCTTGCTGACCACAATGAAACTCTTGAGTTGAaactgccaagggcttgggaacccttggacagTTCATAACCTTTGCAAAATGATGAAGGATCAAGCTCCCCTGATTTGTTTCTTAATGGAAACAAGGTTGGACAGTAAAGGATTCAAGAAGCATTGTAAGGAGTTGCCTTTTCCTAATCAGTTCATAATTAAAGAACCTGattaagggggggggggggttggctttgatatggaaaaatgagGTAGTGGTTGATGTTATAAATTTCACCGAACACCATATCTTGGCTATGGTGGTGGAGGAAGACAGATTCGTGTGGTACCTGACTGGATTCTATGGCTGGCCGGAAACCTCGCAGAAGTCACACTCTTGGGCTTTGCTTTGTCATCTTTAGTCTTTTGTGGATGGTCCATGGATGTGTATAGGGGACTTCAATGCCATTTTGCACTGTCATGAAAAACAGAGCATACATCCTCCTCCGTACAACCAAATGGATGACTTTAGAGAAACTTTGGAACAATGTCAACTATTAGATTTGGGATTTAATGGGTATCCTTTTACATGGAATAATAGTAGACTGGGGACGGCCAACACAAGGCAACAGCTAGATCGTGCCATGGCCACTGAGAATTGGCAAGCAAAATTCCTTGTAAGTACGGTTACACATCTTCATTCCCATATCTCTAACCATCTTCCTTTATTACTTCAAATGAGGACTTCCAGGAGAGCCAGTGCATGGAGTCAGAGGAAATTCAAGTTTGAGGAGTCGTGGTTATTATGGGAGGAGTGCAAAAATATAATTCTTGAGGCTTGGAACAAAATGAAGGCAACAGGTTCGAGTTTGAATaatattaaggaaaaaattgcAAGTTCCGGGGCAGATTTGTAAGCATGGGGCTTAACTCGAACTCAACCTGAAgctgaaaaaattaaaagactccAAAAAAAGGTTGAAGCACACAATAAGGGGGAATTGACAGAAGAAAGCAAGGCAGAGTTTTTAGCAATCAGCAAAGAGTTGGATGACCTGTTGTTGAAGCAGGAAATTTTTTGGGCGCAACGATCCAGAATTTCATGGTTAAAACATGGAGATAAGAATACCAAGTTTTTCCACTCAAAAGCCTCACAAAGAAGACGTACAAACTTTATACAGGGaatcaaaactaaaagcaaCACTTGGGTGGAAGAGATTGATGACATTGCGGAGGTAGCAATCAATCATTTTGAGAACATGTTTACAGCAGGTGATTGTGACCGGTTGGAGGAATGCCTTGGTGCTGTCCAACACAAAATAACCCCTGAAATGCAAGAAATACTGTCCAGTGAATATACAGCTGAAGAGATAAAAGTGGCGTTGTTTCAaatgggaccaacaaaggcTCCTGGACCAAATAGTATGAATGCTCTTTTTTATCAGAAATTTTGGCATATAGTGGGTGATAATGTAATACATGCTGTGttggattttttgaaatttggaaaTATGGAACCCGATGTTAATTTTACTCAAATTGTTCTCATTCCGAAGATAAAGTCCCTAGAAAAAATATCTGATTTTAGACCTATAAGCCTCTGCAATGtaatctataaaattatctcGAAAGTCCTTACAAACAGACTAAAGCAAATTCTCCCTCAGTTGATATCGCTCACTCAGAGTGCTTTTGTCTTTGGTCGCCTCATCACATATAATGTATTGGTGGCGTATGAAGCATTACATGCCATGCATAGTCGTAAAATAGGCAAAAAAGGATCCCTTGCACCAAAACTGGATGTTAGCAAAGCCTATGACAGGGTTGCGTGGGCTTTCCTCAAAGGTATGATGGTCAAGATGGGCTTTCCTGAGGTTTGGATTGATCTGGTAATGTGTTGTGCTTCTACCCCCTCTTTTTCTGTATGCATCAATGGAAAATCATTTGGTAATATTAAACCATCTAGAGGGATCAGTCAAGGAGACCCTTAATCTCCTTATTTGTTTCTCCTATGTGCAGAAGTTTTCACTTCTCTTCTTGCCCGAGCTGAGATGGAGAGGCGGCTTCATGGGGTTTCTATATGTCGTAGAGCACCGTGCATTACTAATCTTTTATTTGCAGATGATTCTCTTGTGTTTTGCCGACCTATTCAAGAAGAGGTACAAGTGACAAAGGGTATCTTAGAGCTATATGCTTCAGCTTCTAGGCAATGCATAAACTTTGAGAAATCTTCCATATACTTTAGTAGCAATATTGAGGCGAGGCAAAGGGAttggataaaaaataatttggggtGAAGGAAGTTGATAGGTTTGAATCATATTTAGGTCTGCCCACCTTGGTTGGTCACTCAAAATACCAAATTTTTCCTATCTCAAGGATCGAGTTTGGAAAAAACTCCAAGGTTGGAGAGGCAAGCTACTATCCAGAGCGGGCAAGGAAGTCCTTATTAAAGCTGTTGCTCAATCGATATCGACTTACACAATGGGGGTGTTTCAATTACCTGTGAAACTTTGCAATGAGCTTAATGCTATGTGTGCAAGATTTTGGTGGGATCAAGTGGGAAATGAGAGGAAGACACATTGGAAAAATTGGGATTTATTGTCTAAACCCAAGAAGGAAGGAGGGATGGGGTTTAGGGATATCAGAAGTTTCAACTTAGCTATGCTAGCCAAACAAGGATGGAGGCTGCTTCAAGACAAGGGGTCACTGCTTTATGACTGTTTCAAAGCTAAATATTTCCCACGATATAGTTTCTTGGAAGCCGGGGATGCACCAAACAACTCTTTTGTTTGGAAAAGTATATTGACTGCCTAAGATATTCTTAAGAAAGGATGCTGTTGAAGGGTTGGGGATGACTCAACTGTAAGGGTTATTAAGGATAAATGGATTCCAAACTATCCGGGCAACAAGGTGCTTCATCCACCTCAAGAGGATGAGTGAGAATGGAAAGTGATGGAGTTGATTGATTGGTTTGACCGAACCTGGGATAAACAACTCATTGAGACAAAATTCCATGGAGATGATGCTGCTGCCATCCTTTGAATCCCATTGAGCAGAAGACACACTACTGATACTATATTTTGGTCTCACAACAGAGATGGAGTATACTCTGTTAAATCTGGATACCATGTTGCAAGGCAGATGATGATGGAAGTGAGTATGCAGGGAGAATGTTCAGTTATAGGGGCAGATGGGTTAATATGGAATAAACTATGGAAGCTTCATATTCCTAATAAAATAAAGGTGTTCAGCTGGAGAGCTATCTATGACATTCTTCCCACCTATGAAAATCTCACTCGCAGACACATTGTGGAGGATAGCACTTGCGCTTTGTGTAAAAGTTCAAAGGAGTCAACCATCCATGCATTATGGGAATGTCCAGTGGCCCAGGATGTTTGGGCGGTGAGCTCAAGAAGGTTACAAAAGGGTGTGGGGGGTCAGCTTGATTTCAGGCAGTTGATGGAGGAGCTGATGATGAAGTTACAGTCGGAGGAGCTTGAGACTTTCATAGTGCAGGCATGGTTGCTGTGGAAACAATGGAATTCAGTCATCCATGGTGGCCATATATAGGACTCGTTTCGGCTTGCTAAAAGATCCACTGATTTTTTGGAGGAGTTTAAACAGTCTTGTGACCATCTTGCCATTCTGACATCTGTTGGGGGCTGTACTAGATGGAATCCTCCACCGGGTGCAagcttcaaaatcaattttgatgTAGCTATTTTTCAGGACATAAATGCGACGGGCTTTGGTGCGATAATTCGAAATGGTTTGGGAGAGGTCATGGCATCAATCTCAGCGAAAGGACCATCGGTTTTTTACAGTGAAGAAGCTGAAGTGTTGGCATGTAGGAAAGCTTTGGAGTTTGCAATGGATGCGGGTTTCTCTGCTCTGGTGATTGAAAGTGATAATGGTATTGTTATGAATTACTTGTCCAACTCACGGGCTGCTCAATCTCGGCTGGGACACTTGTATGGTGATATCCAATGCATGGCTGCAGGACTACATGTTTTCTCTGTCAATTGTGTTACTCGCTCAGCCAATTCAGTGGCTCACTCTTTAGCACGTTTTGCTAGATGTATTACTGATGAAGTGGTTTGGTTAGAAGAGTCCCCTCCACCTGCTTTGGAGGCTTTGTACTTTGATTCTCATTGATTAATGATATAAGTTTTGGTccggtttcaaaaaaaaaaaaagttaataccTTTTTGCTAATTATACtttgaaacaataattttagcCCAATTTTATCCAAACCCTAAGTAGAGAGAAACAAAACTTTTTTCACAAGTTTACTAAACAATTAATGgtgatttaaaaatttctatttacaaaatgcacattttaaaattactattctttttaaaaatacattttaatggtaattttttgaaattatattttcaaaacacacattttaaaattgttatttttttaagaatacacATTTTCAAAcctttgttttttgagaaataaacacacatacaaaataaaatatatataaatttttaatctttaacaTAAATGCACATTCGCCCTCTACTATCATGCACATTCGCCCTCTACTATCAGAGTAGTTGGGCTTGGGCCATCCCATCCCTTTAGAAattgaaattggttttttttttggtttgtgcACCAACTTCACAAATCTGACAAACCGAACAATCCTCCACTAATGTAGGCTTCACGTCATGAATGAACACATAGATATAGCATCAGCCATCAGCATTCAGCAGCAGCACGAGTTGtttccaaagaaaaaatatgctcacaacacaacacaacacaacacaacacacaaaaTTCACAATCCTCCATTCCTCTCAATAATTCCTAGCGCCACACAAAAAGGacaaaaaccaaaatgaaaGAAACCAATCAAACAGTACAATAAATGGACCCCCACCTTCATCATTATAACCTGCTTTCATTAATTTTAGTAAGTGTTTCGAAAAATCTTTCTCCACCATTTTGGGGGTTCTCTTAAATTTTCTTAGTTCTCTATCTCACTccctctatctctatctctcatAAATCTCAACGTATAAAAAGTTGACTCAAACTGCCTTGTTTGATTTGTTTCCATTTCCCACTGAATTTTATTACTACtacattcctaaaaaaatactgtatttccttttttcttcacAACCTTTCCCTCCGTCCTTTTCCTTTACCtgattttctcttttctcataTCTCGATGCTAGATCTAACCCAACTCCCAATTTGGTaactttttctttcaatttttactaCTGTATCTTGTAGTAgctttcttttgttgttgttgttgtttgaaaCTAAAACTGTTACCTTAAAAATATCTGTCTGTTGGATTTATTACTGTTCATAGTTCAGACCCATTTGTCTCAAATCCACTGAAAATTCAACACTTTACCTTCAACCCCACTTCAAATCTGGAAATTTTACTTTCTGGGTATCGTTTATAACTAAGTTATGTGCCATCACTAGCTCCAAAAATCTACACTTTACTTTAGGGTTTCAACTTTTCAACCTTTTTGTGACTGAAAAGTACCCAAAAAATTCCAGCCCCAAATGGATTTCTCTGGTGGCAACGTGGTCCAAGTAATCACCGGAAGTGGTCCGGAAAATTGGTCTGTCAACGACAACGCCATGTGGGCTACAGAGGACGATTACCGAGCTTGGAACAACAACAATGGCGACGACACGCCATCTAACTCGAATTATGACCAGAGACAATCTCAATCTCGCTCTGGAAGCGAACCCCCGAACAAAAAATCCAAGAATTCCCAGGATGTTACCTCCTCCAACCGATCCAAAGCCataggaaaaatgtttttcaagACCAAACTCTGTTGCAAGTTCCGTGCAGGCACTTGCCCCTACGTTACTAACTGTAATTTCGCTCACAGCATCGAGGAGCTTCGTCGGCCGCCTCCCAATTGGCAGGAGATTGTGGCGCAGCACGAGGAGGAGAAGGGGGTATCGTCGGAGCCGAGGGAGGAGTATCAGATACCCTCATTGGGCTCAGCCAATTTTGTTGGGGACTCGCAGAGGTCATATAAGGGCCGGCATTGCAAGAAGTTTTATACTGAGGAGGGTTGTCCTTATGGAGATAATTGCACATTCCTTCATGATGAGCAATCCAAGAACCGGGAAAGTGTGGCGATAAGCTTGGGACCGGGCGGGTATGGTGGTGCAGCAACTAGTCCTGTGAGTGGACCCAATGCCAAGCCCTCGAATTGGAAAACTAGGATTTGCAATAAGTGGGAGTTGACAGGGTATTGCCCCTTTGGAAGCAAATGCCATTTTGCTCATGGTGCTGCAGGTACCAAtggtttgcatttttttttcttcccattcATCTTGTTAAGATTTAAGGAAAGTAACTTTGATTTTGACTTTGTGTATATTTGTTATGTTTAAATCATTACACTTGTGCTGCTATTGAGTGGTGTAGAAAGTAGAAAGAGAGTAGATAGAAATGGTTTAATTGTAAGTGGTTCGTCTTCTAGTGTAATTGAACATAGCCCTGTGATTGCATTGCCAGTTTTACACTCAATTCATATGTTAGTAACTTTCCATTTTTGCTTCAACTTTCCATCCAAGGATAGAGACTTTGCTTTAATCATATGAATACCTGGACGTTTTAGTTCCCAAACAATAATCATTGtattaactttctttttttactagAAAATTCTTCGAGTGTAGGACAATtctatgtaaattttttaatactgtAAACTTGAGCATTGTTCCTCCTAATTTTTGAACATGTTTAAGCACAAATGTTTCGACTGCTTTTGATATGCACTGAGTTCTTGTGTATACCTGTTAATTACTTTAATTTAAGGGATTTTTTGTTATTTCCTTTAACTTAGGAAGGGTTTGAAAGCTAGGCAGGTCAAGCAACCTAAACCATAGCTCACCTAGCTTAACCACCAAATATAAGGCCTCAGGGGACTCTTAGATAGTTTTCCTCAATAAAAGATGCAATATGACATGACCCTTGGAGTGTACATGCACACCTCTAAAAGGATCTTTTTCCAGATCTGTATGCTTGTTCTCTGTCCAAATAAGCTTGGATTTCTGACCTGGTTGTTTCTGCATCAGAAGGGGGAGAGAGGAGTTGGAATTTACAATTCCAGTGAGCTTTTCACGATTGGGAGTTGGAgggtgttttttctttttttgagctACTTTATTCCTATATGCTGAGAGGTGAGGGTGATGATAAGCTCTCTTGGAAGTTGATTTGGACTAGTGTGTTTGATGTGCGCTCCTATTACATTTGGTTGTCTGGTACACTTATTGATGCTTTTCCTTTGGAAGAGCATTTGGTGTGTAGAGGTGCCTAAAGGggtgtctttctttttatggacaGCAGCTAGGGATGAGATATTTACCATTGATAATCTTGTTAAGAGAGGTCCCTAGTTAATTGGTGTTTCTTGTGTCGGTGCGATGGGGAATCTGTGGACCATGTTTTACTTCACTGTAAATCTGTTCATGCTTAATGGAGTGAAGTTTTTCAGGTGTTTGGGGTCTAATGGGTAATGCAGAAGATGTTTATATACCTTCTTTTTGCATGGAGGAATTGGTTTGGGAAGCATCTGTCAATTACCTGGAATATGGTTCCAGCTTGTCTAATGTGGTTAGTTTGTCAAGAACGCAGTAACCATATCtttgaagataatgagagaCCCTTAGATCTCttaaaatctcttctttttggtACGTTATTTTAGTGGgcttgtatttagggttttacaCAATGTATTTCCATTTCTAATTTCCCACAATCTACTAGCTTTAGCTCTTGAgccttttgtatttgtttcacGTTCCGAGTTTTCATCATTGTGAACACGATGTTCATTTCTTTCAATAAAGgtcttattacctatcaaaaaagaaaaagaaaaaaagatgcaTTATGACATTCTAGGCAGTAAATTAATATGTAACATTCACCTCTTGTATTCAGTTATTATGTAAGGTTCTTACTGATCATGTAAGGAgagcaactctctctctctctctctctttctctccccaaaagaagaagaagatgatgatgataaaaTACAGGTTGAGAAGCCAAAAGAAATGCTTAATAGATGGTTAGATAAAGGTTGAGTTGAGTTGATAAAAGGTCACATGAAAGTCACATGACAAAAAACATTTGAATTGTTTTAGATAATGCCACCTAGTAGCATGGAGAAAGTTTTGGAGGATATCCTTTTCAAACCATTTGTTGCCTCACAGCAAGATGTTTTAGAAATTCCCAAGCTGTTTGAGGAAAATTCctccatttttttattctatttcatTATAGTGTCATCAAAGGCTTTTGATTGTCTAACCAAATTACATTATCCACAATCCAAGCCTCTTTGCCTCAATTTTGAGATAGAAGTATGGCCACTCCCAATTTGAGTCTTTAGATATTGCTTGCTCATGGGAGCTTTGAATTGTTGTTGTAGGTTTGAGAGAAGCATACACCGTAATTCGGGGAGGTAATCATGGAGTTTGCACCTGAAGACATAAATCTTAAGCCTATTTGATAAAGTGCACAAGCTTTTATACATTTAGAAAAGGCTAAGCAATGCTCTGATAACTGTAACCTTTGTAtgtttaaaaagtttttatttttttattattatttttttttttgtggctaaTTTTGATTGCTATATCTTGGGTATCACTATTGCAAATCATGAAAGATATCTGTAAGGATGCTTGCTAGGTTAGTCCTTATACTGGGCAAGTGAATTGCTTGGCCTTATGCCTTTAAATGATGCAGGACAGAAGCTTGAATGAGCTCTGATACTAATTTTGAAGTAGTATCTTTAGGAATTCAACACCGAATTAGATTTCTTGATGAGATATTGAACGGTTCTTGAATAGGGTTTGTGTTTATAGGTTTAGGAAGGTTTAGTCGATTCAAAGATTGAATCTTGAATGTATTTGATGGTTATTTCGTGCTAAACAGTGAATCTAGAatgataaataaagaaaaataaatactagGCAATCTCACCTATGTTTTCCTAAGCAATCACACTTAGGTTGGAGAAGGCAATCACAACCtttaagttaaaaattttaaaaccaatcTCACTATGAATATTATTGACTACGATAAAACCTTTATAAGGCTATTGCTAAATCCTTTCTTAGAAGGACTAGGACTCTTAAATAACCTAGTCATAGAAAGACTGGGCTtactaacaacaaaaataaaaagtacttAAGAACTTCTACtaaataggaaaaggaaaataaaaaataaaaaaagacccaTGGACCTTTGGTATAGGCGTATAGGACAACTTATTCCTGAAAATCTAGAAATTACCAAATTTCCCTTATTCTAGTAAACTTAATTAAGTTGTATTCACAACTTTCTAACTTAAAGAAACTTGAGAGtaagggtctgtttgagatctgtttattttgttgaaactgaaaactttttgctgaaagtactctagataaaggtaaatgttAGTTGGAATAGTATAgtgggatccatgaatagtaccaaaaagtgcagtgggaccatgaatagtagtaaaaataagctgaatagtaaaataagttggcaaaaaataagctaacCAAACAGACACTAAGACTCAATAATAACTAAAGTAACCTTTGAAGAAA
The sequence above is drawn from the Quercus lobata isolate SW786 chromosome 12, ValleyOak3.0 Primary Assembly, whole genome shotgun sequence genome and encodes:
- the LOC115971371 gene encoding zinc finger CCCH domain-containing protein 12-like isoform X1, with product MDFSGGNVVQVITGSGPENWSVNDNAMWATEDDYRAWNNNNGDDTPSNSNYDQRQSQSRSGSEPPNKKSKNSQDVTSSNRSKAIGKMFFKTKLCCKFRAGTCPYVTNCNFAHSIEELRRPPPNWQEIVAQHEEEKGVSSEPREEYQIPSLGSANFVGDSQRSYKGRHCKKFYTEEGCPYGDNCTFLHDEQSKNRESVAISLGPGGYGGAATSPVSGPNAKPSNWKTRICNKWELTGYCPFGSKCHFAHGAAGLREAYTVIRGELHRYGGGLVEGETRDSSSAPPDSKQGGVPSKTPADSVVASVASVPHSDVYHMGVPSQRSSIVIQRPGQRTHQKWKGPDKISRIYGDWIDDIE
- the LOC115971371 gene encoding zinc finger CCCH domain-containing protein 12-like isoform X2, with protein sequence MDFSGGNVVQVITGSGPENWSVNDNAMWATEDDYRAWNNNNGDDTPSNSNYDQRQSQSRSGSEPPNKKSKNSQDVTSSNRSKAIGKMFFKTKLCCKFRAGTCPYVTNCNFAHSIEELRRPPPNWQEIVAQHEEEKGVSSEPREEYQIPSLGSANFVGDSQRSYKGRHCKKFYTEEGCPYGDNCTFLHDEQSKNRESVAISLGPGGYGGAATSPVSGPNAKPSNWKTRICNKWELTGYCPFGSKCHFAHGAAELHRYGGGLVEGETRDSSSAPPDSKQGGVPSKTPADSVVASVASVPHSDVYHMGVPSQRSSIVIQRPGQRTHQKWKGPDKISRIYGDWIDDIE